The genomic DNA CCATGGCCAGGAGGTAAACTGGACTTTGTAAATAGATGACACTTTTACAAAAAGATTCAGTGAAAAACTACCTGTTAGTGCCATGAAGGTTCCTTGATTCTCCTTTATACCATAATATGATTCTATTTTCATGTCTAGGCTGGCAAGGGTGGTGAATTGACACATGATGAGACAACAATTATTAGTGGAGCACTAGATTTAACTGAGAAGGTATGATGTGTAAACTGTTACTTTGAAGTCTGTCAATCAACTATCTATTTGCCCGTCCACAACTCCATGCATGACCCTCAAGTTCCAGCATTATGGTACCTTGCGTAGTAGGACGTAGGAACTGCAGCAGTTGAAACAATGGGAAAAAATCATGATCCTCTTGTTAGTATCATGTTCCATTTCTTTTCACCTCGAGAAGGATAAATGTACTTTGAATACTGCATTAACAAAATTGATCCTTGGTACTGTTAGTTCTTTTTTTGTTATCAAGTGTCAAGAGAAGTTCAAGGGATGTTCCTGGTGATTATTTGAACGTGGAGCTTTCTCAACTAATTTGTTTCCAAGTTTTGGTTATGCAGCTTTACTAAATACTGTCATTGTCTTTTAttgtaaatattatttcattatccCTTCCTGCTTTCCATTGTGCAATTTGTCCACATGTTCAAAATATGCCTCTATGTAATTCAGGCACCTTATAACAAATTAAAGggcaaatagcaaaaaaaaactcaaagcTTTTCACAAATTTGCAAATTTATCCAAatgtttcaattttggcaattGTATCCCAATTGGCTTAATTggttgcaattttatccaacacTTGAAATCAATTTAGGAGGCATGTGTCATTACCGACGTGTCATGCCACTTGtcataaaagaaatatgagtgggacccacatgtacacacatgaaaaaaaataaaaaataaaattgtacatGTGGATCccactcttatatttttttatgacaggTGGCTTGCCACATCAGCAATGACACACGCTTCTCAAATTGATTTCAGGTGTTGGATAAAATTGTACCCAATTGAACCAATTGGGATacaattacaaaaattgaaacatttggataaatttgtaaatttgcGAAAAGTTTGGGGTTTTTTTCGCTATTTGCCCCAAATTAAATCAACTGAATCCTGGAAATGGTGAAGTGCAGAGTTGATGGTTTATTTGTTCTATGCTGGTTTATTTGTTCTATGCTCCCGAAATAAGTTTGAAGTCTTTTAAGCTTCCTTTCTCTATTTTCATAATGCTCATTCCTATATTAAGATCTTGAAAAGTGATGTAATTGCTGGCAGAATCTCAACCCTTTTACCTTTTGAACAGACTGCTGAGGAGGCTATGACACCCATTGAGTCTACATTTTCCTTGGATGTGAACTCAAAATTGGACTGGTTAGTGCTGTCCCTAATTATTTGTGGTCTGCTTACGACCCGTGTCTCCATGTGTCTTTTCTATGTGTTCATTTCTTGTCAGTATGAAGTAAATTCTAGTCTACAGATACATGTAGATTTcttattcccccccccccccccccccctttctctctctctaattaaCATCTCAGGGAAGCAATGGGAAAAATTCTTGCTCGAGGTCATAGTCGAGTTCCTGTTTATACTGGAAACCCAAAAAATATAATCGGACTTTTACTGGTTGGTATCATAACCTAAAACTAGCTGTGGTTTTAACATGTTTAAGTATTagtatcttatatttttctgattttctaCCTTGGTTGAAATTAGGTGAAAAGTCTTCTTACAGTACGACCTGAAACAGAGACCCCTGTCAGTGCTGTTTCCATTCGGAGAATCCCACGGTACATTTATTAATTAGGCATGCTTTTCTGTCATTTATCAGGACTtaatatattgaaattgattcaTATGCTGAATTTTGTCCCAGGGTTCCTGCTGATATGCCCCTGTATGACATATTGAATGAATTCCAAAAGGGAAGCAGTCATATGGCAGCTGTAGTGAAAACTAAAGGGAAAAACAGAAACCCCCCATCAAGTCTCTGCAAAGAGAAACCTGAAGAGAGCAAAGTCAACAGTGGGGACTCTCAATTGACTACTCCTCTTCTATCAAAGCCTGATGACAGGCCAGAAAATGTTGTTGTTGACATTGAAAAGGCCTCAAGGCCATCCACCATAAGCAGGCAAACATTTTCTCAACAAAATGATGCTTCCACAAATGGATTGCCTCGTATGTCGGATGATATTGAAGATGGTGAAGTGATTGGGATCATCACCTTGGAAGATGTCTTTGAAGAGCTTCTGCAGGTTATTTCTGCACTGCATTGATCTCATATAGTCCAGGTGTGACCTCTTCAGTTAACCATGAAGTATACATtgatgggttttttttttttactatgcAGGAGGAGATCGTAGATGAGACAGATGAATTCGTTGATGTACATAAAAGGTACTTGAGCCTATGAGCATATAGTTTGAAGTTCCACtgttggagaaaaagaaaaaggaaaagaattaTGAGACATCCTTTCTACTTTGCAGGATACGCGTGGCTGCAGCTGCAGCTGCATCTTCAGTGGCACGTGCCCCATCAATTCGAAGGTTAACTGGCAATAAAGGAGCGGTAAGTGCATTATCGTACGATTTTTGTTATCTGGTTTCCCTTGTGGACTTCTGCTGAGCAGCTGGATAAGCAGCAAACAACTTAGGTGGTGTTTTCTTTgtgtttgaatttattttgaattttgtgttttgagtgtctgttttgagatttttgaaatcacgctctttttgtcattctgaaaaactgtttcttaaaacagaaaactagaaaacgagtttattttgaaattttgagaaaatttatttaaaaattttttatttaataaatttgattcaaagttgtaaatatttattaacaaattataaatttaattcaaaaagtttaaaatataatacaaaaaataattgataatctaatcatatataatacattaaaattacaaagtgctttctaaaattctttttaatttaactctaactattaatttcatgataaatttatttttacctacaaattaaaatctgaaattaattttgagatttaaattacccataacataaatattaaaaaaaattataaatcataaaatagaaaaatattgatgtatccaaaattttaaaaatataattgaaaagaaaaattaaagcaaaaaacCATTTGGGCATGGAGAAGGCAGTGGTGGATAGAAGAAATGGCAAAAGAgtagaagaaagaaggaagaaatggcagaagggcaagagaaagaaacaacCAGCGGTGGCGGATCTGGGCATGGCGGGCGGTGGCAATGGTAGTGGTGGGTGTGGATGGCGGATCTAGAAGAGAGAACGACGTAGGCGAATGGCAAGGCAAATCTGTAAGAGATAACGGCGTAGGCGAACGACGTGCGGCGATGGTGTAGGCAAACGATGTAGGCGGTGGAAGGCGCTGCAATGGCCAACAAGGAAGAGAGGGAGTTTGGAAGGGAGGAGGCGGTGACGGAGAAGATGGCGGGGGGCAGTCGCGGTGTTTGGTTgaggcttgagagagagagagaagagatatGCGAGATTGGAGggtcggggggggggggctgcgtgcgttttttgtattttcagtGTTTTCAGTGTGTTTTCActaaaaacacccaaaacaacaaatgttgttgtgggttttctttacaaatttttttcttgtttttgaaaatgcgtttttgaaaataataaagaaagcacaatttcagtgttttgaaaaactcaaaacgagttgaaaatagcaaagagaacagGCCTTAGTGTCAAACCTATTTCTCCATACATGTATTTTCTTTATCCAAGTATAAACACAGAATTTGGAACTGAAGCAGACCCTCAAGAGGCCTAATTTGGTATGGGACTATTGAACATGTTTGAGGAGATTTCCTGATGTTTGAGATAATCGTGTTCTTTCTTTTGCTTAGTAAGAGAATTGGGTGTGATgataatcatatattttttttctatgtgGAGTTTTCTTCGTTGGGTTCATGTGCTTGAAATTTTGCAGGGAGGACAAAATAAGCCCGGACAAAGCCCAAAGAAGTCGACAGAGGAAGGCTCAAACTCAAACTCGACAAGGTGACAAGGGAGTCTTGGCTAGCCTCGTCTTCCTGTTCAGAACAAGAGATTAATACTGGAGGCAGTGTGATTCTTTGTGGTCTGGGCTTAGCATATTCTTCATGAACAAGAGGTGAATTCTGAATGCAGTTTGATTTGTCGTCTGTTATGCCCTATCCAGCCTGTGGGGGAGAGAGAGTTGTTTAGTGGTTTTGTGAGGAGGAGATGAAATAAAGCGCCTCCTAATCTAATGTAAATCTTTGAATAATCTCTTTTCCgttaatattttttctacatCCGCTTCCATTCCAATTTCCAAACATCAACCTTTGAAGCTTCTCAGCTTTGCCCCCAAAACGTAGCATGAGTGAGGAGATTTTTATCTATCGCAtcgtttttttttattttaatacaaattctTCCACGAAATTTTGTGTGGATCCGTGCATGGAAACTCAACAATGAGGAGGTGACATTAATGGCGCTTTGATTTGGTGAAACTCAAGAATGAGGTGATGAGTGGCCGGCCAACAGAATGCTTCTTTTTGACAACAGGGAATGCTTTCTTTTCGTTTGTGGAAGGAGGAGATAAGAAACTCCTTTAAATGTTCCTTCAAAAGTCCGTTGGGGGGCTCGCCAGTGGAATGGATTATGGATAGgacagaacagaacagaaccTCGCTTTCCACTTTGTGCCAAATGTTCCTCCAAAACCCTTTTTGTCATTCAGAATGATTCTATACTTGAGCTGTTTGTATGGGGTAGTATCGTCTGAAACAATCAACTTCTTTTTCTATCCCTAAATTGACATGTTATGAAAATTCCAAACAAGTATTTTCGAgcatttaaaaatagatttcatattctcaaaattatttaatttaaatgcaaatcaAACAGCAATGGACAAGATAAATTGTGCAGGGATTactataagaaaattattttccattgtaaattattttggtaaaaaaaaaaacaaaaagttggAAGTTTTGACAgaatttaatttgataaaatattaaaattcgtCGTTTTGTGACTTTTGTCAATTGCCATACTTATCATAACCCATAATTTCCCAGTAAAGAGGGgaataagaaaaagagaagtGCAAATACTTGATAACATGCGCCGCCGCCACCCATGACATGTCTAACATGCGCATCCAAGCCattcctctccttcttcttccccaacGACAGCCAAGTCGAGAACTTGAAAGCGAGAGCGATTTTATTCACCCTATTAACGGGTGTCACCCTTActatttttgtgaagaaaaaaataacaaaataataataaaatattattttatatcatgtCGTTACTTTTCACCTTCACAACAACAGAGAGTGATGGTCACCTCCTGAAAGGGgcgaacaaaattgcactccctGAAAGCTCCCCTCCTTTTGtacctccctccctctctctctctctctctctgcaaatCACCGATTTGCTTCCGCTCCCAGAACACGGAATCAGCTAGCATGCGCCATCAGCTCCTCTCCTCCTTCACCATGGCCCCAGCCTCCACCGCCACGATCTCAACCATCGCCCACCACCACAAGAAATCCATCCACCACCTctcaaaccctaaccctagctCCCCCATCTCCACCACAACCTTTCATTGCTCTGCCTTCCCTTGCAAGAACTCCCCTCTAGCCACCCTCGACatcctcatcttcatcctcGTCCTCTTCTCCGGCGCCTTCCTCGTCTCCTCCTACTTGTTCTACCTCTTTCATACCCTCTCTCTCCTCCTTCCCCCGCTCTCCCACCCCGCCACCCACTGCTTCATCCTcgccttcctcttcttcttcctcctcactCTCGTCTTCCTCGAGATGAATTCGCGCTACAGGTCGCGCAAGTGCGAGAGGCCCAACTGCAAGGGGTTGAAGATGGCGATGGAATTCGATTTGCAGCTCCAGACGGAGGACTGCCTGCGATCGCCAGCCTCCGCGGCGGCGGTCAGGGAGGTCGATGAGTTGCCGTGGAAGGGAGGCAGCGAGGGGAATCCCGATTATGAGTGCTTGCGGGCAGAGCTGAGGAAGATTGCGCCGCCCAACGGCCGGGTGGTGCTCATGTTCTTCGCCAGGTGCGGATGCCCCGTTGCCAAGCTCGTGGGCTGGGGCCCTAAACGTGGTCGCCGGCATAAGAAGTGAGTTGAATCGTTTGATTAACTgcaattgttttctttttttgttgaaattgaATACGTGATGTGTTATCATAATTTTATCGAATTGGATTGGTCACGAGTGTTGTTAAGTTCTGAATTTATAGCCCCTTTTAGGCTAGCGTTGGAGTTTTTAACCTAATTCGTGGCATCATCTGGATGATGAAAGCTGgaaataattttaacttggaACTTAAGATTACTGGAGTAGCCGACCCCATGTAGTGGGATTCCGGCTTCATGTACGAATTGAACTTAAGATTACTGGGGGAGACAAATCATCATAGAAAAAGAGAAGAGTCGTCATCTTCTGCATGAGTCTTGGgcttgaatttgagatttctgaGTTTCAGACCCTTTGTTCTGTCTcaaattacattttataaatctatttaatTATTGTCCATTTTCAGCAACAGACTGTACAGACCACATTGAACAAAGAACAAAACCTACACCAGAGAACAAAAAAATGTATCAGAATCAAGAAGGATTCAACTGCCTGTGGAGAACTCTACATGGACAATGTAAACATGACTAGACAGGGTGGGTACTAGAATGCAAACATGATGTAACGCTAATGCCATGATCCATTTTAGGGCTCTTGGTATTTTTAGCTGCCATTATGCCATAGtcatgccatccagtgattaatcggaagaaaatatattattttgagtgGTTTACCACTTTACCTTTTATGCTATATACTACTAAACCTAACAACAAGCAATCTAAGCAAACATACTCAAATGTCTGGAAGTTGTAGCAAAAGTAGTTACTTTAACGTATGTTGTCCATGTACTTCATGTGTTATATTGAGGACTATTATAAGCAGAGTGACACATGAATGCCACACCAGAGTCTGAGAGTTTGGTCATCATGGCTGTATTTAGTAAATACTATTCTATACTTTACTAGGACATAATGGTATTGAAGAACAGAAGGTAAGATTTCtcaaattacatattttctcagATTGAGGTTAGGTTGCCATGCAATGGCTTGAATGCAGCTTGTGTTTCATCAGATAGTTTAGACTGGGTTGCAGGGTTAACCGTGATGGGAGTTGAAATAGGCTCTACAAGTCTTAACCTTAGATTTCAAAGATGCCATGGCTTTAGAACAGTGTTTAAAAAAGCGTGCTTAAGCTCGCTTTAAGTGCAAGGTGCGGCATgcttggttttttttttgtgtgtgaaaCTCAGCAACTTCAGCTGAACACACTTAGGTTGTGCTTTTGCTTGAGCTTCAAAGCGCAATAAAGCGCGCTTCAAAAATAcgcttggatttttttttatcaaacaacatgaatggttggatttgtttaaatttttgctaTGGTGTGGCTGCTTGTATGGAATCCTTTACCTAAAAAGCTATTTTTAGATCTTAGaaagatctaaataaaattatatatacatttgtttaaaaaaaagaataagactCAGCTGTATTTactaacaaaaaatattgaaagGAACATGTAATTAAGTGTAAATTAGGAATTgctaatttattcttaattgctGTAAATTAAGGATTGATGGTTGATTCAGATTGCTGTAAATTAgagattgatgattgattccaGATTACTGTAAATTAGGCATTGATTGATTGGGGATTGCTGTAAATTAAGGGTtgattaattgtaaattatgaataattttttttccttatttttctatCTAATCCTCTGTATAAATCGTCTTAAAAGAAATAGAATGGGTTTTTTTGCTAAACttttacaaaaaacaaaagaagattcaacaaaataaaaaaattaaaaattaaaatagaagccTTAGCATGTTTAGATCCTTTTAACCGAAAGTTCAGATCAGTTTGTTTTCCAAGTTCCATCAGGACCAACAGTAGACTAGATTGTATCCTTTTATATGTCCCCTATTTGTTTTTGGTATGGTTGCAAGAACTTATGAACGGgtataaaatatacataaaaaatgaaatctCATCTTTTGTTAAATTGCAGCCTTCATTCTTATTCAGGTTTTTTTAGTGACTGCCGTTAGTTTATTTTTCATGCTTATAGAAGTTTATactctttattatatatatatgtgcttcaCTTTGCGGATAATTCACACCAAAAGTCACAAAACTTTGGTGTCTTTTGCAAAgtggtcactaaacttcaattgaTTGTAAAATGATCAcaaaactttcaatttttttgtaatgtgatcaCATTTGAGATTTTCTAGCATGCTCTCGCCAAAGTTGCTTTCATTCCGATGACGTGGCGTTGATGTGTCGATGACGTGACAATACAGTCACCAAAGTGCTGACGGTACAAAAAAACAACCAATAAAAATGTCACGTGTCAAAACCCAAATTCCCTTAAAACCCATTTCCttcccccctttctctctctctctctctctctctctttctttctttctttcttctcctcgAGACTGCTGCCCTCCCTTCTTcaaatttattccaaatttaaaattttatccaaatttgtttttaatttcataaatagataaatacatatttaatatttaaaaaataaaaaaaatcttctaattttactactttatctcatttttacctgaactaattaaaaaaatacaactaaaattataaaaaaaagatttcttaaatattaagatttcttatatttttttatttaaataaaaaattaaatcttagaTGAAGGAGGACTTAATTTtactgattttgattttaatatgcatttatttatgaattcaAGGAGGACGacttaatatttaagaaatattttttttataattttagttgtatttttctAATTAGTTCAGGTAAAAATGAGATAAAGTAGTAAAATtagaagatttttttattttttaaatattaaatatgtatttatttatttatgaaattaaaaacaaatttggaataaatttgAAGAAGGGAGGTCAGCAGtcttgagaagaaagaaagagagagagagagagagagagaaaaggggggAAGGAAATGGATTTTATGGGAATTTGGGTTTTGACACGTGGCATATTTTTATTGGTTATTTTTTTGTACAGTCAGCACTTTGGTGACTGTATTTGCCACGTTATCGACATATCAACACCATGTCATGGGAATGACAACAACTCCGGCTAGAACATGCTAGAAAGTCTCAAATGtgatcacattacaaaaaatttgaaagttttGCGATCATTTTACAAtcaattgaagtttagtgaccacTTTGCAAAAGAGACCAAAGTTTTGTGACTTTTAGTATGAATTACCCTTCACTTTGCTTATGCGTATGTTTCACTTTGTGCTTAAGCTCCATAGGCCTTCTGCACTTAGTGCTTTTCAAAACACTACTTTAGAATTTGAAAGAGCTTTTTAGGAGGACAATGatcaaaaggaagaagagcTATTTAGGTTATGCCATGTAATTAGACAGTGTGTTCCTATGGTATGTATTAAGCAAACGCTTCTCTTTCCAAAATCACCACACCTCCACCATTGATGATGCTAGGATGATTTTCCCCATTTCTGCCTCCATcatgatgatattttttatcaattatatGTCGGTTTAATGCATCATCTACTGTTCCAGTACCATTCTCCAGATCAATAACAGAGATGGCTCATTAATATTCTCTAACTTCTCTGTCgccaaataaacaaaaacatgTTGGTGGAAATTATACACTGTAGACCATATTCAAAGTAGTATTTGGAAAAACCATTCTTATGGGTTAGAGCAATGCATTACTTCAAAGACacattaatcaactaatttcCTATAATTGACATTAAGTTGGTGTACTGAATCAATTGCATCTCATGTTTTACAATATACCCTAGTTACCTAATAAATCACATGGGACATGGGAGGAGGAGATGGATAGGAGTACCGAGTGGAATGGGCTCTCAAGGAGAGAACTAGTTTCATTAAGACACTTGCTCTTTTGGATAAGCAGACAAGACAAAACTTTGGTATTCTGAATAGGAGTATGTTGAgaacttggggggggggggggggggggggattgcaTATTTAAATGAGGATGTactgaaatttttattaagaaatgTGTTGAAGTGACCAGGGAACACTTATTTTTGTGCATGCAACCCTCATATGATTGGTTCAGGACATGTCATTTGATCTTTGTGTGAAGTGATAAGATGTTAAACAGGAAAGCTCATCCTAACAAGGTAATGAATATTGCTTATATGCACCCTCACTTGTGCCAAACACACCAcataagataggtcaaatttatCCCTTGTAGGAAAAGAAATGATGCTTCTCATGATGCTAAGGGCCAGTTGGGTACCCAATTCGctttcaatattttgaaaatgaaaacagaaaatagTGTTTAATTGCTTGTTATTGTTTTGGAAAActtttgaaagaataataacaagaaaaagGTTTGTTTACACTTCTCGTTTGGCTTTCactttcttccttctccctaCCATGGCTTTCATTTTCACTTATTTATCTATCTATTGTATATTTATGGGGTGGCATTATTGTAACTTTTCGAGTGTGCTTTTATTTACAGGGGTCAGGCTCTAAATGGTGGAGATAGTCGCTGATCAATCATAAGACGAGGTCATCATAATGGGGTTTTAAAACACATACGTCTCTCCTTTTGACGCTCTGGATGACATTTGAATACGTGGCTCTCATGCATAAATGGTGGAGATAGTTGCTGA from Diospyros lotus cultivar Yz01 chromosome 4, ASM1463336v1, whole genome shotgun sequence includes the following:
- the LOC127800079 gene encoding DUF21 domain-containing protein At4g14240-like, with product MHTLNMVAFTAAAATGLAALEAEQSGGIAFGSVWFFIYAGVSCVLVLFAGIMSGLTLGLMSLGLVDLEILQRSGTSTEKKQAAAILPVVQKQHQLLVTLLLCNACAMEALPIYLDKLFNQYVAILLSVTFVLAFGEVIPQATCARYGLAVGANFVWLVRILMIICYPIAYPIGKVLDCVLGHNEALFRRAQLKALVSIHGQEAGKGGELTHDETTIISGALDLTEKTAEEAMTPIESTFSLDVNSKLDWEAMGKILARGHSRVPVYTGNPKNIIGLLLVKSLLTVRPETETPVSAVSIRRIPRVPADMPLYDILNEFQKGSSHMAAVVKTKGKNRNPPSSLCKEKPEESKVNSGDSQLTTPLLSKPDDRPENVVVDIEKASRPSTISRQTFSQQNDASTNGLPRMSDDIEDGEVIGIITLEDVFEELLQEEIVDETDEFVDVHKRIRVAAAAAASSVARAPSIRRLTGNKGAGGQNKPGQSPKKSTEEGSNSNSTR
- the LOC127800792 gene encoding uncharacterized protein At5g19025-like; translated protein: MRHQLLSSFTMAPASTATISTIAHHHKKSIHHLSNPNPSSPISTTTFHCSAFPCKNSPLATLDILIFILVLFSGAFLVSSYLFYLFHTLSLLLPPLSHPATHCFILAFLFFFLLTLVFLEMNSRYRSRKCERPNCKGLKMAMEFDLQLQTEDCLRSPASAAAVREVDELPWKGGSEGNPDYECLRAELRKIAPPNGRVVLMFFARCGCPVAKLVGWGPKRGRRHKKGQALNGGDSR